One window of Entelurus aequoreus isolate RoL-2023_Sb linkage group LG06, RoL_Eaeq_v1.1, whole genome shotgun sequence genomic DNA carries:
- the tm2d2 gene encoding TM2 domain-containing protein 2 isoform X1, which produces MISVSYILLCGQFLLLVTVILLQCLEGIHSQNSSSADASTGGPASTVTPFSEQTPEVLKYEVPIGSTNYTDAFEYKALSAVVLCGYLPEEFIYCQDPVDHAGNHSAFLEMGHGCVGWGGQTQKEVNHTPVVCTALDDIECAGPREFLRGNVPCIKYTGHYFITTLLYSFFLGCFGVDRFCLGHTGTAVGKLLTLGGLGIWWFVDLILLITGGLMPSDYSNWCNYY; this is translated from the exons ATGATTTCCGTAAGCTACATCCTTTTGTGTGGACAGTTTCTACTGTTAGTGACGGTCATTCTTTTGCAATGTTTGGAAGGGATCCACTCTCAAAACTCGTCGAGCGCTGATGCTTCCACCGGCGGTCCTGCCTCGACCGTGACTCCCTTCAGCGAGCAGACTCCCGAAGTATTGAAATATGAAGTTCCAATAGGAAGTACGAATTACACAGACGCCTTTGAGTACAAAGCTTTGTCAGCAGTCGTCCTCTGCGGCTATTT ACCAGAGGAGTTCATCTACTGTCAAGACCCTGTAGATCATGCTGGAAATCATAGCGCTTTTTTGGAGATGGGTCATGGCTGTGTTGGG TGGGGAGGCCAGACTCAGAAAGAAGTGAACCACACACCAGTTGTCTGCACTGCACTTGATGATATTGAGTGTGCTGGGCCTAGAGAATTCCTCAGGGGGAATGTACCTTGCATCAA ATATACTGGGCACTATTTTATCACCactctgctgtattcattctTCCTTGGATGTTTCGGGGTCGATCGTTTCTGCCTTGGACATACAGGGACAGCGGTGGGAAAGTTGCTCACACTAGGAGGCCTGGGAATATGGTGGTTTGTGGACTTGATCCTGCTTATTACTGGTGGCTTGATGCCTAGTGATTACAGCAACTGGTGCAACTACTACTGA
- the tm2d2 gene encoding TM2 domain-containing protein 2 isoform X2 translates to MFYFDVHNDFRIHSQNSSSADASTGGPASTVTPFSEQTPEVLKYEVPIGSTNYTDAFEYKALSAVVLCGYLPEEFIYCQDPVDHAGNHSAFLEMGHGCVGWGGQTQKEVNHTPVVCTALDDIECAGPREFLRGNVPCIKYTGHYFITTLLYSFFLGCFGVDRFCLGHTGTAVGKLLTLGGLGIWWFVDLILLITGGLMPSDYSNWCNYY, encoded by the exons atgttttactttgacGTTCACAATGATTTCC GGATCCACTCTCAAAACTCGTCGAGCGCTGATGCTTCCACCGGCGGTCCTGCCTCGACCGTGACTCCCTTCAGCGAGCAGACTCCCGAAGTATTGAAATATGAAGTTCCAATAGGAAGTACGAATTACACAGACGCCTTTGAGTACAAAGCTTTGTCAGCAGTCGTCCTCTGCGGCTATTT ACCAGAGGAGTTCATCTACTGTCAAGACCCTGTAGATCATGCTGGAAATCATAGCGCTTTTTTGGAGATGGGTCATGGCTGTGTTGGG TGGGGAGGCCAGACTCAGAAAGAAGTGAACCACACACCAGTTGTCTGCACTGCACTTGATGATATTGAGTGTGCTGGGCCTAGAGAATTCCTCAGGGGGAATGTACCTTGCATCAA ATATACTGGGCACTATTTTATCACCactctgctgtattcattctTCCTTGGATGTTTCGGGGTCGATCGTTTCTGCCTTGGACATACAGGGACAGCGGTGGGAAAGTTGCTCACACTAGGAGGCCTGGGAATATGGTGGTTTGTGGACTTGATCCTGCTTATTACTGGTGGCTTGATGCCTAGTGATTACAGCAACTGGTGCAACTACTACTGA
- the tm2d2 gene encoding TM2 domain-containing protein 2 isoform X3, with protein sequence MISVSYILLCGQFLLLVTVILLQCLEGIHSQNSSSADASTGGPASTVTPFSEQTPEVLKYEVPIGSTNYTDAFEYKALSAVVLCGYLPEEFIYCQDPVDHAGNHSAFLEMGHGCVGWGGQTQKEVNHTPVVCTALDDIECAGPREFLRGNVPCINRVAKGAKCRSCSHTSNFAALFSHENNPV encoded by the exons ATGATTTCCGTAAGCTACATCCTTTTGTGTGGACAGTTTCTACTGTTAGTGACGGTCATTCTTTTGCAATGTTTGGAAGGGATCCACTCTCAAAACTCGTCGAGCGCTGATGCTTCCACCGGCGGTCCTGCCTCGACCGTGACTCCCTTCAGCGAGCAGACTCCCGAAGTATTGAAATATGAAGTTCCAATAGGAAGTACGAATTACACAGACGCCTTTGAGTACAAAGCTTTGTCAGCAGTCGTCCTCTGCGGCTATTT ACCAGAGGAGTTCATCTACTGTCAAGACCCTGTAGATCATGCTGGAAATCATAGCGCTTTTTTGGAGATGGGTCATGGCTGTGTTGGG TGGGGAGGCCAGACTCAGAAAGAAGTGAACCACACACCAGTTGTCTGCACTGCACTTGATGATATTGAGTGTGCTGGGCCTAGAGAATTCCTCAGGGGGAATGTACCTTGCATCAA CCGAGTCGCTAAAGGTGCCAAATGCAGGAGTTGCAGCCATACATCGAACTTTGCTGCACTCTTCAGCCATGAGAACAATCCTGTTTAA